From the Corythoichthys intestinalis isolate RoL2023-P3 chromosome 13, ASM3026506v1, whole genome shotgun sequence genome, one window contains:
- the LOC130928029 gene encoding HMG box-containing protein 1-like — MMWEVVIPKGLSGANPKQHKDAEHHSECTEAMTAQSLDSRTATLTEYADLPNLQKVPEEKEITAVYQVEVGPAPSLRGSRAQWGDTHWLTQLAHIATGPQSPLLQAVPHRNDLHSYARPPPANSTRCSLSDDDDTAWSVAWPDTAWHCFLKGTHLRFHSGSNVKWHNVEDLLSVDEEESISLKNYGCEGLQLVAYSENVLSGQAVLQLTFDPGASGHGLLSARCQLDHPFYVKNKGWSSFYPSLTVVHYGIAGYEMEIGDMCLPPGHRDAEHKDDSLVFDTFKSYDFTPLDSSAVYLLSSMARRRHASQSSGGAVSPDRDTLQGKPTPSHFHSHRKPMKNISVSPAESYHATPKCKRPMNAFMLFAKKFRVHYTQMHPGKDNRAISVLLGERWKKMRSEERRMFTLQAKALADEQKRLDPDCWKRKRTDYGFQGDK; from the exons ATGATGTGGGAGGTGGTCATCCCAAAAGGCCTGTCAGGTGCCAACCCCAAACAACACAAGGACGCAGAGCATCATAGCGAATGCACAG AAGCAATGACAGCACAATCACTAGACTCAAGGACAGCCACATTAACAGAATATG CTGATCTACCAAATCTGCAGAAGGTCCCAGAGGAAAAAGAGATCACAGCGGTTTATCAAGTGGAGGTGGGCCCGGCACCGTCACTTCGGGGAAGCCGTGCGCAATGGGGAGATACCCATTGGTTGACGCAACTAGCTCACATTGCTACTGGGCCTCAGAGCCCACTACTACAGGCGGTTCCACACAGAAA TGATTTACATTCATACGCTCGGCCTCCCCCTGCTAACTCCACCAGATGCTCACTATCCGATGATGACGACACAGCCTGGAGTGTTGCCTGGCCTGACACTGCCTGGCATTGTTTTCTTAAAG GTACTCACCTGCGTTTCCACAGTGGCTCCAATGTAAAGTGGCACAATGTCGAGGATCTTCTGTCTGTAGATGAGGAAGAGTCTATATCTTTGAAG aattacGGCTGTGAAGGTTTGCAGCTTGTGGCCTATTCAGAAAATGTGCTATCCGGTCAGGCGGTGTTGCAGCTGACCTTTGACCCTGGCGCTTCTGGCCATGGCTTGTTAAGTGCACGCTGTCAACTTGACCATCCATTCTACGTCAAAAACAAAG gtTGGTCGTCCTTCTACCCGAGCTTGACAGTGGTGCATTATGGGATAGCGGGTTATGAAATGGAGATAGGCGACATGTGTCTGCCTCCGGGACACAGGGACGCCGAACATAAAGATGATTCGCTTGTCTTCGACACATTTAAAAG TTATGATTTCACCCCTCTGGACTCCTCTGCGGTTTACCTGCTAAGCAGTATGGCCCGACGTCGGCATGCCTCCCAGTCCAGCGGGGGAGCCGTTTcaccagacagagacacgttacAAG gcaAGCCCACGCCCAGCCACTTCCACTCACACCGCAAGCCAATGAAAAACATCAGTGTCAGCCCAGCAGAAAGTTACCACGCAACCCCCAAGTGCAAGCGACCAATGAACGCGTTCATGCTTTTTGCCAAGAAATTCAGGGTGCATTACACACAGATGCACCCAGGCAAGGACAACAG AGCAATCAGCGTGCTCCTTGGCGAACGCTGGAAGAAAATGCGAAGCGAAGAGCGGCGCATGTTTACCTTACAGGCCAAAGCGCTCGCCGATGAACAGAAGAGGCTCGACCCGGACTGCTGGAAACGAAAACGCACTGACTAC GGTTTTCAAGGAGACAAGTAA